The stretch of DNA TCTGCCTCGGCCGACGGACCAACGCCAACATGGACAGATTTGGGTTCCCGAACCAGTCCAACTGCGATCTCCATCGCGTCTGGGTCGATCGCGTCTTGTTCCGCAATGAGCTCGTCTATCTCGGCGCCTTCCTCCGGCTCGAAGTCAGGTGGTAATTCGGCCAGTGACTTCCTCATGGCAGCTTTTCTACGAGGCCGCTTTGAAGGCCCTGTCTCGTCTTCTGCTGGTATGCCCTCGGCCAGcacctcgccttcctcaccctcgtcctcaccctcgtcctcaccctcgccggccttgcgcttcttcccCTTGGGTGGGGCTTTACCTTTcggcttggccttgccTTTGCCGCGCTTCGCCGGGCCATAATGCTCAGGCGAGAGGCCGGCCGCTATCGCCTCTTCCGTGAGTGTCGGAggctcgccaacgccggaATAGCCCTTGGGTGGGAGGCAGAGTACCCCGGCCTCCTTCACATAGATGAGTAACGGAGGAAGAGCCGGGGTTAACTTCAAGTCACCAAGGATCATGCGGTTGCGCgtgccgtcctcgttgaCGACGTATACGTATTTGCGCGGCCGCCCACGCTCCTGCACGTCGTTGTCGTACTTCGGCTGGCGGGGTGGTGCTTCGCGTTTCTGTTTCTTCTTCGGGACGGGGGCCGGGGACGCGGCGCGTTcgctctctccctcctgcTCCGGGGCAgcttcctcatcgtcctcggcggcagccGCACGGGAACGCGTGGAGGCACGCGGTTTCCTCTTCCCGAGAGCCGGGGCTGGCGATTCTGACACCGTGGCCGACTTCCGCGGACCACGCTTGCGGCCTGCTCCACCGGAGTACGCGGATCCGACTGGTATTATACCAGCCGACAACGTCTCAATAGCCTTGTTGAGCTGGGTGCCGTTCTCGATGAACTTGCGGAACGAGACATCCGCCCAGTGTCCAGCAGCTGGTGGTATTGGTGGAGGGGTAACGACAATGCCCAGATGTGCCATGTGCCTGACGTAGTTGTCGATAGAGAAGAGGCGCAGGCGACGCTCCCGCTGGACCGACTCTATCACGCAGCGGATGGCCTTGTGCTTGAGATGTggggcgaggaagacgaggtcgaTACGATTGATGATATGTTCGAGGGTACGGCGGAAGATACCGCTCAGGCTGACGTAGAGGTCCTGCAATGTGCGGCCCTGCGGTCCAGACCTGTGGATCGAGTTGATGACCTGAGACTCGAGGCTGGCCGTCGCAATGGCACCCCCGTGGAAGTGGAACGACTCAGCGTACTCAGTCGCTGATGTTAGCTCTCCGGTAGAATTTCACAGCTCACCGATCATGggcacctcctcgatcACCTGGATCTCCTCTACCTTCGCTGGCGGAACGTAGTCGGGGTTGAATTTTGTGAGGCGAAGACACGCACGTAGCGCGTTGCCTATGTCGACATACTCGACGatgccctcgtcgaccatcAGCGCAATATGGCGCTGCAGCTgacggcggtggcggttCTTGTACCCCTGCGTGGGCCATCCAAGAACTTGGAGCAAGTGGTGGTTTCCAAGAAGATGATTCTTGAGTCCGGGGTGGTCAAGCACACGGATAAGGCGTTCGCGGGGTATATGTCCTGCGCCGAGCTCCATCTCCGAGAACGGCGCAAAGTTGAACCCAAGgttctccacctcgccatcctcctccggcacggcggcgtcctcgccatcctcctccttgtgctcctccttgactTCTGGTTCCTGGCTACTCTTGCGCATGTGAGCCCTGTAGTTGGGGTTCTGATCGAGGAACTTGCGGAAGACTAAGATGGACGTGTTGGCGCCGTGAAGGCTGGCGGGGATTTTTGCACACAGCCCGAGTTGCACTAGAACACGGATGTAGTGGAACACGCTCTTCTGGTTAGTCTGGGTGAGGggtccgagctcgagtgCCGAGATACCCTTCTCacgcgaccgcgccgagagTTGGAGGTAGGTGAAGATCATGGGGGTGATACGAGGTatctggagtcagcggTACGAACGGGCGCGACAGCGCAATGATTGGGGGGAcgtggaggaaggtcggCGTTGAGTTACGCACACGCTGGCGCGAGCCTGTAAGGCGATAGtacacctcgtcgtccacaCACCGCATCCGCACGCGATCGGGATATCGCTCCGTCAGAGCGCGGAGGTCTGCCGTCTTCACGGGAGGGTCGGCgccatcatcctcgccgaggaaggtgaggagaTCGGTGCCCTCCGGAGTCGggaaggggttggggtCGGTGAGCGCATGTTCGGCCACGACGACCTGCACGAGCTTGTGCGAGGCAATGTGCGGCCAGAGGTGTGCAAAgtacgcgtcgtcgacctttGGATCGAGGGTGACCAGGTGCTTCTGAACGACCAGCGGGTCGGCACCTAGAGTCAGCGTTCCTTCTTCCGCTTCCGCATCCACCCGCCTGTCCGTGTTCATCATTTGCTCTCCGAAACCTTCGGCCACACGCCCATTAGGTCCTTGCGACGCGCTTCGGGCCCCGACGCCTCCCAGCAGAGACAATGTCTAAAGCCCAGCTCCTTCTCATCATTCCCGCTTCCTCTAGCCGTGACCACGCCCCCACGTTGGCCCGTCCACCCACCCCGCTCCTTTCCGCACCATGAAGGGCAGGCGCGTCAACATCAACATTGCTGGCCAGCCTCCACCGCCTGTCCTTTCATCCGACGTTCGAACCTTTCGCCCAGACTGCGCGCGCGGACTTTTGCGACGCGTCCGAAACCAAACTCACCCAGCAcaccctcgacgacgacgtaGTCGATGACtgcctcgaggagctcgtgAATCCTCATGCGGTCATTCAGAGCTTGATGGAGGCGAGTGTAGAGAAGCtggaggtggtgggggaaggtgggagagagctgggcgaggggTGGGTAGAAGTTGTGTGGAGAGAATCGAAACAGTGGCGAGCGAGGGAGCGGAATTTTGATCCCGTCTGGCGACAGTTCGATCCGCGTGGATGGCCAATTACATTTGGTTTCCAGTCACATGCCACTGTCTATTTGGGTGTGGCTTTGAGGTGGCACGATACCCGATATGCATCCACTTGGATCTTTCGTACCAATGCAGCTATCAGTGAGCCGCATACAGCTGGCTGCCTTGAATCCCTATACTCATGTGCACACTCGTAATCCAGTCCTTCTCATGCTTAACACCAACCACGTACTCGCCATCCCAAGACCCAACCCCAAAAATgactggctggctggcccTTTCCGCTCCGTACTCACTGCTCTTTGACCGGCTACTCTTGAATCCTAAGCAGCTTCTAATGAGCAACCAAGACCTTGCCTAACTCTAAATTCAACCGGGCCCACCAGTGACCTCTAATCCTCACTATCTGAAGCTACTAGAGGCCACGGGCACCTCTAATTCCCAAATAGATATCGAATAGATACTAGAGGCCATGGGCACCTCTAATTCCCAAATAGATATCGAATAGATACTAGAGGCCATGGGCACCTCTAATTCCCAAATAGATAACTAATCAGACCAGAGAAGCAACCTTAGACCGAACCAGGGCGGAACACACACTGGAGTCAGCGGATACCAACTGGGGCCAGCCAGCCGCTCTCTAGCTTTCTGGGACGTACTGAAAGTTACACTGATGTGGGTCTGGCGTTTCGGGATTTGCCTTGGAGCCAGCTTTGTGGCCCTCTTTGCTGAGAGGGTGAGGTGGGAAGGGGATTGAGCCGATGTGTGTGGTGGCGGATGACGGTGTGGTAGCGAGCATAGGTGGGGTGTGAGCGAGGTGAGAGTGTGTGtggacgacctccaccggATGGCCTCAACCGATGTTTGGGGGGTGCGGCTACTTCCGGGCGTCAGACCTCTGCGTCAGTAACCCAACTACTCCCCGATCCGACGCGCAGCACAAGGGAAGAGAGGGAAAGTGCAGAACTGCAGACAAACTCGGAGCTGGGGGGAGCAGAAGCGCACAGCGGCGGTGATGGCATCATTTGCAGAGCACTATCAGGGTTTGAATTTGAGAATCCACCGGTTAGAGCTGTTAAAAGTAAAATAACGCCGGCGGATGATGCATAAAGTAGGGAATAAACTTTTCATCGGTCTGATCGTATAGTGGTTAGTACACAAGATTCTGAGGCATTTCGACTTGTTCTTGTAGCCTGGGTTCGATTCCCAGTCGGACCTGATCTTTTGTTGTCTGGCTCTTCTGTTTTTAGAGatgaaggaaggtgacACGGCGGATCTGCATCAACGCTACCAGGAGAGTGAGTCtctgccccactcccaaGAATACCCGTTTTGTCGAGAGGGTCGATGGGGACCTCCTCACCGGATCACCGTACCGCCGTACTGTCGTTGCTGCTGACACGGCCCGCTAAGAACAGTACCAGTGACAGTGAATGAACCAGATCGCTCCAGACCAGCAGCCACTGCGCACAGAACTTGTCACATCCCCTATATTGCTACATTAAACGAGGTCCTGGGTCAAGATGGTGCGGTAGCGCACCgagccgtcctcgacggcctggATGGCCTTAGCCGCGTCCTTCATAGGCATAAGCTCGATCCAGGGCTTGACCTTCTGCTCCGCCGCGATCTCGAGCATACGGAGCGCCTCGGTACGGCACCCGATGTGGCTGGACCCGAGGGCGACTCCGCTGCCAGCCATGCTCTGGGACGTGATGTTCTTGATCCCCTCCTCAGGCATGCCGACAAACACGAACTTGCacccgacgtcgaggcaggtgagcagctcgtcgatgggaaggctgctgctgctcgcgCAGCAGATGATGACGTCGAACTCGCGGAAGTGTCCCTTCTCGAAGCCGGGGTCGGTGGCCACAAAGGCCTTGGCACCCATCTTGAGCGCGtcagccttcttggcgtcaGAGCGGGAGAAGACGGTCACTTCTGcaccgagggcgacgccgaAGAGAACGGCGTAGTGTCCCAGAcctccgaggccgacgacacCGACCTTGGACCCCTTCTTCACGCCGTTACGGACGAGAGGAGAGAAGACGGTCAGGCCACCACAGAGCATCGAAGCCGCCTCGACCGAGGGGACAGCGTCGGGGATCGGGAAGACGAAGAGCTCCTGCGCGCGGATGTGGGTGCTGTATCCGCCCTGGTGCTCGGCGCCGCCGGGCCAAAGCGTGTTGTACCCGTGGACGGGGGTAGGGCAGTAGTTCTCTGCGTGTCAGCGCGAGTGAAGCGAGCGCAGGGAAGCGGGTGTAGTGAACGACGAGCGCTGTGCGGAGTCGAACCTTAAGGATAGGAATGGTAGGGACGTGGTCAACTCACCGTTGTCGTTCTTGCACCACTTGCAGTCGCCACATGACCCGACCTGCGCGCCAACACCAACCCTGTCGCCAACTTTGACCGAGGTAACGTCCTTGCCGatctcgacgaccttgccgacgacctcgtgACCCGTAACGACAAACTTGGTCTCCCAAGGCCCCCACCCGCCCGAGATGGTGTGGTGGTCAGACCCGCAAACACCACAGCACTCGACAGCGACAGTGATgcggtcgtcggcgagcggctcgagctcgtacTCCTTAACTTGGAAGTCGAGGTAATTCTTGGGGTCGGTGACGGCGTACCCGCGAGCCATGTTATTGGTAGGAGCGGCCATTATTGAGATTGAGAAAACGAACGTAAGAGAGCGAtagagagaggagagatgGACAAGTAGAGAAACAGAGAGTGGAGCAGAAATACGTGTGATGGAGCTGAGTCTCTCGGCAGGCGGGCCGGGTTCCCATCCGCTCCGGGCCGCGCGGCCCGGCACATCCGAGAGCCACTAGTCGCCGTTCTCTCACCCTCGTTTTCTCTTTCACACGGCTACACACACGTACTCGGGGTGACTTCGCTCATGCTCATTATTCTCGACGGCGTGTTCGTCAGCTCCCCAGCGGCTACTTTTCAGATTTGTGGCTTGGTGACGTTGAATGAGTTGTTCGGGACGTCATTGCTCCGAACCGGAGTAAGGGATCCAGGTCCGTTGCGGCGAAGACCCGATCCGCAGTCCGAGGATTCAGCAGCATTTGGCCGCGGTGTAAGTGTGGATGAATGACGCGCGGCTCAGAGTCGCTGCGAACAAATTTGGGAGAGCACGTAACCATGCGTTGTAGACTCGGCTGGACCCATTTCCTCACGAGGCTGCATGTCTCCACTCCTTGGATCTGTTCTAGGCCATTGGGTGGTGGGTTCGCTCGGCCTGATCTGATCGGCCGTGCTAAGTGCGTtgctcaaggaggagccCGGTTCAGGTGAGAGATTTAGGGTGTCACGAAGCTCTGATGGTGAGTAGCGGGGCACATGCACGGCGAAAGATGTAGAGAGCATGGCTGCCGGCGGTAGATATACCTGCACCGTGACCGCACGGGacctcccctcccttcAACCCAGCCGCCCGAACATCACATGCATGTTACCAAtcaacccccccccccgcATCCATTCTGGTCCACGTCTATCTCACAGCTCAaacccaccccacccaccatCGAGGTCGCGTCTCTTGTCGTATTTGGCCATACTGGGGCCCTTGACGCGCTTcaaccgcgccgccacgccctcagcgccctcgaggacgcgcagAATGTTGCCACCGGCCAGCTGGGCGACCTGGTACCGCGTCCAGCCGCGGCggatgagctcggcgatctAGGGTGAGCGAACTGTTAGGCAATGTAGGACGCACCAGATACGGGTACTTGGACATGTCCTCTAATCCCTTGGGGACGCGGTCGATGCCGTCAAAGTCGCTACCGATGCCCacactgctgtcagctgccgGTATAGATCGAGCTCACTGGTGGTGGCCAGTCTTGGAGACGATGTAGTCGATCTGGTCGGCGATGGCAGCGACACCGACCGAGTCTGGGTCCGGGCTCGCGAACGATGGGAAGAAGCTGGCATCAGTCACCCACAATCAGCCTTGCTCACTTGACCATTACAACGCCGTCTGTCTGGCCCTTCCCCCGCCCGATCATCTCGAGTACGTCGTCCGGAACATTGCGCGAGAAGTTGTTAAAGTgcctcgcggcgctgtGGCTCAACATGATCGGTGCCTTAGATGCCTTGATTGCCTGCCGCGCCGTGTTATCTGAGACGTGCGAGAGGTCAATGAGCATGCCCAAGCGGTTCATCTCCTTGACCAGTTCGAAGCCAAAAGGCGAGAGACCGCCCCACGTTGCATTAGGAGGCTTGTCGTACCCTCCCGAGTCCGCGAACGCGTTGTTGCAGCTATGCGTCAGGGTCGCGTAACGCACCCCAAGACGGTAGTATTGCCggaggacgccgagggaGTTGCCCAGCTGGTGGGCGCCCTCGATGCCCATGAAGGACGCGATACGTCCGCGCGCCATTGCGTCCCGGGCGCCCTGGGCAGTGGTGACAAACTCGAACGTGCCCGAGTAGCGGTCCATCAGGTTACGCGCCAGGTCGATCTGCTCGAGCGTATCTAAATCAGCTTGGTCACGGGGGAGACATACCCCGCACGTGGTGGGAGGGATTGAGGAAGTCGGGCCCGTCAATCTCTTCATGGCAGTCGGTGTAGACGCTCCAGAAGAAaccgccgaggcggcccGCGCGCATGCGGGGAATGTCGACGTGCCCAGACTTGTGTCAGCaagcgagcgcgagggaTGCTATCATAGGCCATCTCGTTGATGAGACGGCAATATTGACGAGCAACACAGGATCGAGGCCCTTTGCGAATAGTACAAGTCGCAATTTACCCCCATACCTCGTCTACTTGCGTGCGGTGCCCATATCGCAGAGCACGCCGCACTCACCATCTTCTTGCCCAAATCGAACTTGGTCACGTCATTCCCATACATCTCGCGCACGTAGATGGGAAGGTCGATATGCCCATCAACGACAGGCgtgctggggtcagcaTATCCCACGGGAGACGTACTGGTCGAGCCACGATTGCGCCAACCCGAGAGGGTCGGTCggctcgcgcttgccgaaGATAAGCACACCGAGTGTGgccaggacgaggacgacaggCACAAGGAGCGTGATGTATCCCcttgcgcggcggcgctcagAGAGCCCAGAAGGGAGGAGTGGCGCGTTTTCTGGCATCGCCACTGATCAAGGAGTGAGATGTTGTGGTGTTGTGACGTGCTGATGTTGTGATGTAATTGTGACGCATGGTGGGCGAGCTCAAGAGTCTACCGTTGGCGGACAAGGCCGccctgccccactccctcATCAAATAAGGTAGGGTACGGACATATCCCCATCTCCGCTCAATATGAATCTTTGGTTCTCGCCCCTCCAACTTGTCAACATTATATTACCATGAGCGACACCGGCAGCCCcaacaagaagaagaaggagggtgaCAAGGCCCCAAACCCCGATTCTGGGCGACAGAAGAAGCTCGCGGCAGCCCGAGCTGCGCGCAAGGAATCCAAGGAAGCGCCAAGCAGCAACTGGGCGGCGCTGAAGAAGGTGGGTCCAACTCTTGCGCTCCTCCGGGCCTAACAGCAGAAACTACCCGCCGATGCGCGCCGCGGGCCTTCCGCAAAGAAACGCCCCAAGCAGGGGATAGGTGCACTCGCAAGCGCAGCCATcgcggagacggagacggcTCCGCCCACGAGCAGCGTGCCATCGAACACTGGAGTCAAgctcctccctccccccaacGACAGCCCGCTCCTCCAAGAGCTCCGGCAGATGGTTTTGGGCCACGAGGTGCTCACGGAGGCTAAGAAAGCGTAAGTCTCGCACGGGTTatctgacaccaggcctGGGAACTACGTCGCTCTCGATTGTGAGAtggtcggccttgggcaTCTTGGTGCGGAGAGTGTACTCGCTCGCGTGTCGTTGGTCAATTACCACGGACACGTGCTCTTGGATAGCTACGTGGCTCCGCGCGAGCGGGTCACGGATTACCGGACGTGGGTGTCTGGTATTCGGGAGTCGGATTTGCGGGGTGCACCCCTCTTCGACGAGGTACAGAAGAAGGTCGCCGAGTTGGTGCAAGGGCGGGTGTTGGTTGGACACGCAATTGAGAACGACACGAAGGTGAGTCTGCATTCAGTTATTTGAATCGCATTTGATAGCTCAAGAGCGAGGCTTACCACAGgcactcctcctctctcatCCAGCTCCTTTCGTGCGCGATACACAGAGATACCGGCCTCTccgcgaggccgcgcgcagCAAACGTCCCGGACTCAAGTCGCTTGTGGAGAGCCAGCTCGGTCTCAAGATCCAGAGCGGGGCGCATAGTTCGATCACGGATGCGCGGGCTACCATGGGTCTCTACCGCCTCAATAAGGATGCTTGGGAGGCTAGCCTGCGCGGCGTGATGGAGGCGTATGTCAAGAAGACGGGGAGCGCTATGCCGGGccggaagaagaagaggaagagggatgacgacgaggaggctggggGGAACAAGTCGTTCCCGGGCGGAGGACAGAAGGGTATCTCGTCGGGACTGAGTGTGGTGGTGAAACGGTTTGGGAAGAAGATCGACAACCAGCCAAAGCGGCGAGGACCAGCGCCAGCTGCCAGTGCAGGAGGGAGCTGGTGGGAGGAAGCCGCAGGTTGAGAGCATAGACATAGACTGCATGTATATTGTGTACAATGGACATGGACAATGCTAGTGTGATGCAGGTGCGAATGCAAATGCGATGAATAGGTGATACAAAGTACAATGTAAGAGGCCGTTAGAGGACTTGTCGTGTGGGTGTGCGCAAGAGCGCTTGTGGGAGCGAGGTGTTACCACCTTCGCGGATGTCCGTTGCAGTGGAGTCGCTCCAGCTGCAAGATGTCTTGGGTTCAGCGGCAGGGAGGTACATGTTGAGGTGCCGTCCAACAATGTCGCggacctcggccttgtcTAGCGACGCGCCTTCGAGCTTCCTccgctgctgtcagcctTTTGCCCAAAGTTCGCAGCCCACGAGTGCAAAGTATGCGCCCTTGTACGCGACAGGCCACACCTCCTTGTGTACCTCCCCTTCGCGCGGAAACCCCCGTTCTTCGAGGACGTTCATCGTGATCTTGCGGATACACTGGGTTAGCTCGTTTAAAGGTCGTCAGCTCACCCCTTTGTTGTCCACCACCTGTTTGGAATCAACCAAGTGTGCACGTTTGGAAGGCCGGTCGTCAGCGGTGGAAGTCGAGGGCGCCATGGACGGTGCAAGGCTGACTTCCCTCTGCCGTACGCTCGGCGGACGAGTGATGCCTCCGAACACATCCTCTTCTCGTTCTGGTATAATGAGccccgcgcgcgcgtgatCGTCCATCCGCGACCTTTTCTCGCCTAATCGCCCCGAGATGGGTAAGCCTGGGGCGCGCAGAACCGGCGGGGCCGCGTACGCCTGCATGCTGTTGGCGCGGGAGATAGCACGCTTCGGGAGCTGAAAGCCTCTGCGTGGAGCTTCGATCTCCGGCGGAGCTGGTGTTAGCAAACGACCGGCTGAAGAGCTTACCTCGTGGTAGGGGTTCTCCAGGACGGATCTTCTCtggcggcggagggggtTTCCTCCGCCCCACACagagcttgagcgcctccGTCTCGCCAACCCGCTGGCCATATATGAGCACGttcgcgtcctcgccgtcgccgaggccgacgatCATCGCGCTCCGCGTGCGTCCGCTTGGTGCGAGATTGGTTTCGCGACACAGCATTCCAGTCAGATACGCCGCGAGGACCGGCGACGCTGTGGACCTGCGGTCAGCTCAGCCTAGGGGAGAGGTACATTTGGACAGCAGCCTCTTCGccgtcgagcacgtcgtcgtcggcaagCTCGGTCGTCCCCCGTACGGCGAGGTACTTGCGTCCGCGCAGGGACTCGAGGGAAAGGCAGAGGTCTGCGTCGGTCGGCAGAGCCGGATCGGAGGGTCcgggcgttggcggcgcgAAGGGGTTCATGCTCGGCGTTGGGGTGCTAGGGAAGGTGAGCAGGGCGAAGAACACAACGCCTGAAATTAGCggagatgaggatgggCTCACCATCCAGCCGCCAACCATCGGACCCAATCTCgaagccgccgcgccatAGCATGCGCCATTGCGACTTTGTAGGCGTCTTCTTCGGCGACGCTGTGGCTGGGAGAAGGGCTTTGCGCGTAAAACTCGTTGACTCTGTCACGCGCGCAAAGGGGTTGCCTTTCGATGGAGAGGGCTTTGGACGCGCAAACGGATTGCCACTCATGCTGGTGAAGCTGGGTGGGTTGCAGCTGCGTGTGGGCCCCAGTGCCAGCATGGCGGGGGGTTGAGGGGAAAGCTGCAGGAAGATGATCGGGAGCCAGCGGCGCGTCGTtgagaagaggaggacgacgccgctGTTTATTGTCTGGATGCTATGAGGATGACGAtggtgatgatggtgaggagagtgatggcgaggagaggagaatGGATGGACTGAGGATATTGAGGATCTGAGGTTGAGTTCGTTGGGCGCGTGACGCGCTTCATTTCATTTACTCGGAACTGAATAATGCAGGGAGACTGATTACGACAAATAAACCTCACCGCATTATCCAAATACCAACAAGACCACTTACCATTAGCAAATCCCAGGCACTTTCTAATCGCGGGAAAACAATGATGACGcacgacctccacctctgccactcaccaccacTCCATGTCGTTCAACCGTCTCACGCACAGACTCGTCGCCTCTCGTATCTCCAAACCGCTAGCTCAAACACGCCGCGCCATGTCGCACAAGCCAGAGATTCTCTCCACCGAGACGTTCGCCACGGACGCCAAATGGCTTCGTCTCCAGCGCATCAAGTACAGCGACcaggacggcaaggaggtgAGTCATTGGAGACCTTCCTCGACTGTGTGACTGGGAGGTTGACTCCATATGGTGACTTGGTAGAGAGTTTAAGTAGACTAACTCCAGCGCTTCTGGGAAGTTGCGAACCGCTCCACGCGcaagggcgacgtcgacagcgTGCACATTCTGGCGCTGGTGAAGCAGgctggcgagcgaggcgtCGTGCTCATCGAGCAATACCGTCCTCCCGTGGCAGCGACTGTAGTTGGTGCGTTCCGCATCCAGTAAACAGATGAGAgacgctgacgacagaGTTCCCCGCGGGCCTCCTCGATGCCGGAGAAGACGCGGCGACCACTGCCCTGCGCGAGCTTCACGAGGAGACGGGGTATCACGGCAATGGAGTAAACGTGATCTCAGTGTCTCCCGTCATGGTCAAGGATCCTGGGTACGTCTCCTGTT from Cutaneotrichosporon cavernicola HIS019 DNA, chromosome: 7b encodes:
- the ADH6 gene encoding uncharacterized protein (Alcohol dehydrogenase GroES-like domain) — its product is MAAPTNNMARGYAVTDPKNYLDFQVKEYELEPLADDRITVAVECCGVCGSDHHTISGGWGPWETKFVVTGHEVVGKVVEIGKDVTSVKVGDRVGVGAQVGSCGDCKWCKNDNENYCPTPVHGYNTLWPGGAEHQGGYSTHIRAQELFVFPIPDAVPSVEAASMLCGGLTVFSPLVRNGVKKGSKVGVVGLGGLGHYAVLFGVALGAEVTVFSRSDAKKADALKMGAKAFVATDPGFEKGHFREFDVIICCASSSSLPIDELLTCLDVGCKFVFVGMPEEGIKNITSQSMAGSGVALGSSHIGCRTEALRMLEIAAEQKVKPWIELMPMKDAAKAIQAVEDGSVRYRTILTQDLV
- the REX4 gene encoding uncharacterized protein (EXOIII), which translates into the protein MSDTGSPNKKKKEGDKAPNPDSGRQKKLAAARAARKESKEAPSSNWAALKKKLPADARRGPSAKKRPKQGIGALASAAIAETETAPPTSSVPSNTGVKLLPPPNDSPLLQELRQMVLGHEVLTEAKKAPGNYVALDCEMVGLGHLGAESVLARVSLVNYHGHVLLDSYVAPRERVTDYRTWVSGIRESDLRGAPLFDEVQKKVAELVQGRVLVGHAIENDTKALLLSHPAPFVRDTQRYRPLREAARSKRPGLKSLVESQLGLKIQSGAHSSITDARATMGLYRLNKDAWEASLRGVMEAYVKKTGSAMPGRKKKRKRDDDEEAGGNKSFPGGGQKGISSGLSVVVKRFGKKIDNQPKRRGPAPAASAGGSWWEEAAG
- a CDS encoding uncharacterized protein (Membrane dipeptidase (Peptidase family M19)): MPENAPLLPSGLSERRRARGYITLLVPVVLVLATLGVLIFGKREPTDPLGLAQSWLDHTPVVDGHIDLPIYVREMYGNDVTKFDLGKKMSGHVDIPRMRAGRLGGFFWSVYTDCHEEIDGPDFLNPSHHVRDTLEQIDLARNLMDRYSGTFEFVTTAQGARDAMARGRIASFMGIEGAHQLGNSLGVLRQYYRLGVRYATLTHSCNNAFADSGGYDKPPNATWGGLSPFGFELVKEMNRLGMLIDLSHVSDNTARQAIKASKAPIMLSHSAARHFNNFSRNVPDDVLEMIGRGKGQTDGVVMVNFFPSFASPDPDSVGVAAIADQIDYIVSKTGHHHVGIGSDFDGIDRVPKGLEDMSKYPYLIAELIRRGWTRYQVAQLAGGNILRVLEGAEGVAARLKRVKGPSMAKYDKRRDLDGGWGGFEL
- a CDS encoding uncharacterized protein (NUDIX domain); translated protein: MSHKPEILSTETFATDAKWLRLQRIKYSDQDGKERFWEVANRSTRKGDVDSVHILALVKQAGERGVVLIEQYRPPVAATVVEFPAGLLDAGEDAATTALRELHEETGYHGNGVNVISVSPVMVKDPGMTGANMHLVTVSIELPPNAPPPQPKPDEGEHIVQRIVPLKDLDATLKDYAKRGFAIDALVQSVATGLELAGYDR